One Cucurbita pepo subsp. pepo cultivar mu-cu-16 chromosome LG20, ASM280686v2, whole genome shotgun sequence genomic window carries:
- the LOC111782779 gene encoding sucrose synthase 6-like, whose product MAIATASLMRLDTPISDSLNTALRKSHNPMKKCFARFVENGKRLMKSQDLMKDLEITIEDKRERSQVLEGFLGYILSNTQEAAVVPPNVALAVRPSPGFWEFVKVNATSLRVGDLTASEYLKFKEAIFDENWANDEHAVEIDFGAIEFSAPRLSLPSSIGNGVNFISKFTSSRFSEDKQNVKALVDYLLGLHHRGQSLMINKKLNTASKLQSALFVAQVYLSSLPKDTPYEEFKRKMKGWGFEKGWGSTSERVRETMLILSEILQAPDPLKLELLFSKLPTTLNVVIFSPHGYFGQEGVLGMPDTGGQIVYILDQVRALEEELLHRIEQQGLQAKPQILVVTRLIPDARGTKCNVELEPIENTKHSNILRVPFYTQNGVLRQWVSRFDVYPYLERFVKDATGKILEVMGCKPDLIIGNYTDGNLVASLMAKKLGITQGAIAHALEKSKYEDSDAKWKELDPKYHFSCQFTADMISMNAADFIITSTYQEISGSESRPGQYESHEAFTMPGLYRVVSGISVFDPKFNIAAPGADQSVYFPFTDKSKRLTNFHPEIEELLYSRENNDEHIGYLADKKKPIIFSMARLDTVKNITGLTEWFGKNRRLRSLVNLVVVAGFFDPSKSKDREEIAEIKKMHSLIEKYKLRGQIRWIAAQTDRCRNGELYRCIADTKGAFVQPALYEGFGLTVIEAMNCGLPTFATNQGGPAEIIVDGVSGFHIDPNNGGESSKKIVGFFEKCKSDGGYWNKISEAGLQRIYESYTWNIYAKKALNMGSVYGFWRQINKDQKQAKMRYIEMLYSLLFRKLVKNIPIPTEEALPAPAATATSQQPTPELRSRRPAATQPEPGPRREDRGSVQQGQSGYGLSNTINKMCFLAASLLVAYFVLKRISGVDQASYDDLPF is encoded by the exons ATGGCCATTGCAACAGCCAGCTTGATGAGACTAGATACACCAATTTCCGACAGTTTAAACACTGCGTTGAGGAAATCCCATAACCCAATGAAGAAATGCTTCGCCAG GTTTGTTGAGAATGGGAAGAGGCTGATGAAATCCCAAGATTTGATGAAGGATTTGGAGATTACAATTGAAGACAAGCGTGAGAGGAGCCAAGTTTTGGAAGGCTTTCTTGGCTACATTCTAAGCAACACTCAG GAGGCTGCTGTTGTCCCTCCGAACGTCGCGCTAGCCGTGAGGCCGAGCCCCGGTTTCTGGGAGTTTGTAAAGGTGAATGCTACAAGTTTGAGAGTAGGAGACCTTACAGCTTCTGAGTACTTGAAATTCAAGGAAGCCATCTTTGATGAGAACTG GGCAAATGATGAACATGCTGTAGAGATAGATTTTGGAGCCATTGAATTCAGCGCCCCTCGCTTGAGCCTTCCCTCGTCAATTGGAAACGGAGTCAATTTCATCTCAAAATTCACCAGTTCAAGGTTTAGTGAGGATAAACAGAATGTTAAGGCACTTGTTGATTATCTTCTGGGCCTTCACCATCGAGGACAG AGTCTTATGATCAATAAGAAACTTAATACGGCTTCCAAGCTTCAATCTGCATTGTTTGTAGCTCAAGTATATCTTTCTTCACTGCCAAAAGACACCCCATATGAAGAATTTAAGCGCAA GATGAAGGGGTGGGGATTTGAGAAGGGATGGGGAAGTACTTCAGAGAGAGTCAGAGAAACAATGTTAATCCTTTCTGAGATCCTCCAAGCACCAGATCCACTAAAATTGGAGTTACTGTTTAGCAAGCTTCCAACCACATTGAATGTCGTAATATTTTCGCCACACGGCTATTTCGGCCAGGAAGGCGTCCTCGGCATGCCTGACACCGGCGGTCAG ATTGTGTACATTCTTGATCAAGTGAGAGCTTTGGAAGAAGAGCTACTGCACAGAATTGAGCAGCAAGGCCTGCAAGCAAAGCCTCAGATTCTTGTG GTGACAAGATTGATACCTGATGCTCGAGGAACCAAGTGCAATGTGGAGTTAGAGCCTATTGAAAACACAAAGCATTCTAACATTCTCAGGGTCCCATTCTACACACAAAATGGAGTCCTTCGCCAATGGGTTTCACGTTTTGATGTGTATCCATACTTGGAGAGATTTGTGAAG GATGCCACTGGTAAGATCCTTGAAGTCATGGGCTGCAAACCTGACCTCATCATTGGCAACTACACTGATGGCAACCTGGTTGCTTCTTTGATGGCTAAGAAACTTGGAATTACACAG GGAGCTATAGCACACGCTTTAGAGAAATCAAAATACGAGGATTCTGATGCTAAATGGAAGGAGCTTGATCCCAAGTATCATTTCTCGTGTCAATTCACAGCTGATATGATCTCAATGAATGCAGCTGATTTCATTATAACAAGTACATATCAAGAAATTTCAGGAAG CGAAAGCAGGCCAGGACAATATGAAAGCCATGAGGCCTTTACTATGCCTGGACTTTATAGGGTTGTCTCAGGTATTAGTGTGTTTGACCCCAAATTCAACATTGCTGCTCCTGGGGCTGATCAATCTGTCTACTTTCCTTTCACTGACAAATCGAAACGGCTGACGAATTTTCATCCCGAAATCGAGGAACTACTTTATAGCAGAGAGAACAATGATGAACACAT TGGTTACCTTGCTGATAAGAAGAAGCCAATAATCTTCTCAATGGCAAGGCTTGATACAGTGAAGAACATTACTGGTTTAACTGAATGGTTTGGCAAAAACAGGAGGCTGAGAAGTTTAGTAAACCTTGTGGTGGTAGCAGGATTCTTTGatccatcaaaatcaaaggaCAGGGAAGAAATTGCTGAGATAAAAAAGATGCATTCCCTGATAGAGAAATACAAACTCAGGGGGCAAATCAGATGGATAGCGGCTCAAACCGATCGGTGTCGCAACGGAGAGCTATACCGGTGCATTGCTGATACAAAAGGAGCTTTTGTGCAGCCTGCACTTTATGAAGGTTTTGGGCTAACAGTCATTGAGGCAATGAACTGTGGATTGCCTACTTTTGCAACAAATCAAGGAGGCCCAGCAGAGATTATTGTCGACGGGGTCTCGGGGTTTCACATCGATCCGAACAACGGAGGCGAATCGAGTAAAAAGATCGTTGGTTTCTTTGAGAAATGCAAGTCAGATGGTGGATATTGGAATAAGATTTCAGAAGCTGGTCTTCAGCGAATATATGAAAG CTACACTTGGAACATATATGCAAAGAAGGCTCTGAACATGGGATCAGTTTATGGATTTTGGAGGCAGATAAACAAAGACCAAAAACAAGCCAAGATGAGATACATTGAAATGCtttactctctcttgtttagGAAACTG GTGAAGAACATTCCAATCCCAACTGAAGAAGCCTTGCCAGCTCCAGCCGCCACGGCCACGTCGCAGCAGCCGACACCGGAGCTCCGATCTAGGAGACCGGCTGCCACTCAACCTGAGCCAGGACCAAG GAGGGAAGATAGGGGCTCAGTGCAGCAGGGGCAGAGTGGCTATGGGCTATCAAACACCATAAATAAGATGTGCTTTTTGGCTGCCTCTCTCTTGGTTGCTTACTTTGTGCTAAAGAGGATTTCTGGAGTAGATCAAGCATCATATGATGATTTACCATTTTAG
- the LOC111782782 gene encoding nascent polypeptide-associated complex subunit beta-like translates to MDQERLRKIASAVRTGGKGTVRRKKKAVHKTTTTDDKRLQSTLKRIGVNAIPAIEEVNIFKDDVVIQFNNPKVQASIAANTWVVSGSPQIKKLQDILPGIINXLGPDNLDNLRKLAEQFKQQVPGAGVDVDAKNVEEDEDDVPELVDGETFEAPAEENRCS, encoded by the exons ATGGATCAGGAGAGGCTTAGGAAGATTGCCAGTGCGGTTCGCACCGGTGGAAAGGGTACCGTGAGAAG AAAGAAGAAGGCAGTTCATAAGACCACCACAACTGATGACAAAAGGCTCCAGAGCACCCTAAAGAGAATTGGGGTGAATGCCATTCCTGCCATTGAGGAGGTCAACATTTTCAAGGACGATGTGGTTATCCAATTCAACAACCCGAagg TTCAAGCATCTATTGCTGCAAACACCTGGGTTGTTAGTGGTTCTCCTCAAATAAAGA AATTGCAGGACATCTTGCCTGGTATCATCAATCANtt AGGGCCAGATAATTTGGACAACTTGCGAAAATTAGCTGAGCAGTTCAAACAGCAAGTACCTGGAGCAGGTGTTGATGTTGATGCAAAGAATGTAGAAGAGGATGAGGATGACGTTCCAGAACTTGTTGATGGGGAGACTTTTGAAGCTCCCGCAGAAGAAAATCGTTGTTCTTAG